In Flavobacterium sp. CS20, a single window of DNA contains:
- a CDS encoding DUF389 domain-containing protein, with protein MESNETENNKDKTQDQNEEKVRKSFKESYGSLRSYLLHLLDIRSETDRDSTMEAILKDIPFRGHNAWILIFSIIVASVGLNVSSTAVVIGAMLISPLMGPIVGLGFSVAINDLDTLKRSLVNLGVMVVLSILTAFAYFSVSPLTELTPELATRTSPTILDVLVAIFGGLALIIAKTKKGTIASVIFGVAIATALMPPLCTAGYGLAVWDMSIFGGAMYLFTINTIFIALSTFIVSKILRFPLVRYANSLRRKRVSQLATVIAIVVMLPSIYLFYVLLKQSYFEKSAKRFVTEELMVYKDAYLQKNATNIEYHEEGNSIIEVSFLGKEIPAEVINLWNSKMKSYENLKDVKLKILQNKNTDNFNQFRYMKELKTRDSLELLTSHKQIQLLSRRLDSINKTNQKQSIPFTDIVKEIKLNYEKVSDVSFAEMVIAKNNIVDTLPTFKLTWDDKMTLTDKTTFENRLSNWLAYKIKAKKVDVEIQPTSLITEEN; from the coding sequence ATGGAATCTAACGAAACTGAAAACAATAAAGACAAAACTCAAGACCAAAACGAAGAAAAAGTAAGAAAGAGCTTTAAAGAATCTTACGGAAGCTTGCGTTCTTACCTCTTACATTTATTAGATATAAGAAGTGAAACCGACCGAGATTCTACTATGGAAGCCATCTTAAAAGATATTCCATTTAGAGGACATAATGCATGGATCTTGATTTTTTCAATCATCGTGGCTTCAGTTGGGCTTAATGTGAGTAGCACCGCTGTGGTGATTGGTGCAATGCTTATCTCGCCTTTAATGGGACCAATTGTCGGTCTTGGATTTTCTGTGGCTATAAATGATTTAGATACACTGAAACGCTCGCTCGTAAATTTAGGCGTTATGGTGGTTTTAAGTATTCTAACTGCTTTTGCATATTTTTCAGTATCACCATTAACGGAATTGACCCCAGAATTAGCGACCCGAACTTCACCTACAATTTTAGATGTTTTGGTCGCTATTTTTGGTGGTCTTGCACTGATTATCGCTAAAACCAAAAAAGGAACTATTGCTTCTGTGATTTTTGGTGTTGCCATTGCTACTGCCTTGATGCCGCCACTTTGTACCGCAGGTTATGGATTGGCGGTTTGGGATATGAGCATATTTGGCGGTGCGATGTATTTGTTTACTATCAATACCATTTTTATTGCTTTGTCAACATTTATAGTATCAAAAATTTTACGTTTTCCTCTGGTGCGATATGCTAATTCTTTAAGAAGGAAACGCGTTTCGCAATTAGCTACCGTTATCGCTATTGTGGTTATGCTACCAAGTATTTATTTGTTCTACGTTTTGCTAAAACAGTCTTATTTTGAAAAAAGTGCAAAAAGGTTTGTAACCGAAGAATTAATGGTTTACAAAGATGCTTATTTACAAAAAAATGCAACAAATATTGAATATCACGAAGAGGGTAATTCAATAATAGAAGTCTCTTTTTTGGGAAAAGAAATTCCAGCTGAAGTAATCAATTTATGGAACTCAAAAATGAAATCTTATGAAAATTTAAAAGACGTCAAACTCAAAATTTTACAAAACAAAAACACTGATAATTTTAATCAATTTCGATATATGAAAGAATTGAAAACCAGAGATTCACTTGAACTTTTGACAAGTCATAAGCAAATTCAACTTTTATCTCGGCGATTAGATTCTATAAACAAAACAAACCAAAAGCAAAGCATTCCATTTACAGATATTGTCAAAGAAATAAAATTGAATTACGAGAAAGTTAGTGATGTATCATTTGCAGAGATGGTTATTGCCAAAAACAACATTGTTGATACATTGCCTACTTTCAAGTTAACATGGGACGACAAAATGACACTAACAGACAAGACCACCTTTGAAAACAGACTATCGAATTGGTTAGCTTACAAAATAAAAGCGAAAAAGGTAGATGTAGAAATTCAGCCGACAAGTTTGATTACAGAAGAAAATTAA
- a CDS encoding 3-deoxy-D-manno-octulosonic acid transferase — protein sequence MKWLYNLSISSFKFLLPILGLFFKRLKTFRQERQQTKKELETFINQNQHPIIWIHVASLGEYEQVVPVIKALKPHFKPHKFLLSFFSDSGYHIKKNKSIADFETYLPLDTKQQSQDFVNLIKPQFAIFVKYDIWPNFLNQLKAQHIKTFLVLQDLDLNRFILNFMGHSLNKLWGVFIIFLCKIKPQVTCSTASITLIGRKLATPDMTEFTNN from the coding sequence ATGAAATGGCTTTACAATCTATCTATAAGTAGCTTCAAATTTCTACTGCCTATTTTAGGTCTGTTTTTCAAACGCCTTAAAACTTTTCGCCAAGAAAGACAACAGACCAAAAAAGAATTAGAAACATTTATAAATCAAAACCAGCATCCAATCATTTGGATTCACGTGGCTTCTCTCGGCGAATACGAGCAAGTTGTGCCTGTCATCAAGGCTTTAAAACCACACTTTAAACCTCATAAATTTCTATTGAGTTTTTTTTCTGACTCAGGCTATCACATCAAAAAAAATAAATCCATAGCTGATTTTGAAACCTATTTGCCTTTAGACACCAAACAGCAATCTCAAGATTTTGTAAATCTCATCAAACCCCAATTCGCCATTTTTGTAAAATACGATATTTGGCCAAATTTTCTAAATCAACTCAAAGCACAACACATCAAAACATTCTTAGTTCTGCAAGATTTAGACCTCAACAGATTTATTTTAAATTTTATGGGTCATTCTTTAAACAAGCTTTGGGGAGTTTTTATCATATTTTTGTGCAAGATCAAGCCTCAGGTTACTTGCTCAACAGCATCAATTACACTGATTGGACGCAAGCTGGCGACACCAGATATGACAGAGTTTACCAACAATTAA
- a CDS encoding SprT-like domain-containing protein produces the protein MSSVLKTYLPAKSVTSVEELLKVYKVHLKIVNERQSKHGDYRPMPDGRHQITINANLNPYRFLITLIHEIAHLLVFINYGQHIKPHGIEWKLTFQKLMLPLINPQIFPKQLLPVIANHFKNPRASSDTDARLSIALKAYDHHPSDKSYIFEIPKGTQFCLPNGKIFIKEEKLRKRYKCRELSTGKHYVFQPNAQVEVLK, from the coding sequence ATGTCATCGGTTTTAAAGACATATTTGCCTGCTAAATCTGTAACTTCGGTTGAAGAATTGCTCAAAGTTTATAAAGTTCATCTCAAGATTGTCAATGAACGTCAATCTAAACACGGCGATTACCGACCAATGCCAGATGGCAGACATCAAATAACCATCAATGCTAATTTGAATCCCTATCGATTTTTAATCACTTTGATTCACGAAATTGCACATTTGTTAGTGTTTATCAACTATGGTCAACACATCAAACCACATGGTATAGAATGGAAATTGACTTTTCAAAAATTAATGTTACCATTGATTAATCCACAAATATTTCCAAAACAATTATTGCCTGTGATTGCCAATCATTTTAAAAATCCTCGAGCCAGTAGCGATACCGATGCAAGGCTGTCTATTGCCTTAAAAGCTTATGACCATCATCCTTCTGACAAAAGTTATATCTTTGAAATTCCTAAAGGCACACAGTTTTGTCTGCCTAACGGTAAAATCTTTATCAAAGAAGAAAAGTTGAGAAAGCGTTATAAATGCAGAGAACTTTCAACGGGCAAACACTATGTATTTCAACCTAATGCACAAGTAGAAGTGTTGAAGTGA
- a CDS encoding T9SS type A sorting domain-containing protein translates to MKTLFLSIILLISISLKAQIAPFTDHDWTIEKIETFNGTTILADVNENGDYDKMYIFFEDFIFVGYTYIFSECQGFFNFNDSNQSFEILYFGCAITPNPPHTIIADHFVNVFILQEGGETQTPEGPVYGPFSYDFTYSGGLVYLHITNLAGSVATFYANNLSQEEFLKESISIYPNPAKDVLHVESSTIAIESLRIYNLSGRLVSEKGKIEHQINVSQLQQGVYILEIETVAGVLRDKLVKK, encoded by the coding sequence ATGAAGACTCTATTTTTATCAATTATATTATTAATAAGTATTTCTTTAAAAGCCCAAATAGCTCCATTTACGGACCATGATTGGACAATAGAGAAAATTGAAACCTTTAACGGTACTACCATTTTAGCCGATGTTAACGAAAATGGAGATTATGACAAAATGTATATCTTTTTTGAAGACTTTATTTTTGTAGGCTATACATATATTTTTTCCGAATGTCAAGGTTTTTTTAATTTTAATGATAGTAACCAATCATTTGAAATTCTTTATTTTGGTTGTGCAATTACTCCTAATCCTCCTCATACCATCATAGCGGATCATTTCGTAAACGTTTTTATATTACAAGAAGGTGGAGAAACGCAAACCCCCGAGGGTCCGGTTTACGGTCCTTTTTCTTATGATTTTACATATTCCGGAGGTTTGGTCTATTTACATATTACCAATTTGGCAGGAAGTGTCGCGACTTTTTACGCTAATAACCTTAGTCAGGAAGAATTTTTAAAAGAATCTATATCTATTTACCCCAATCCTGCAAAAGACGTGTTGCATGTAGAAAGTTCAACTATAGCAATAGAGAGTTTAAGAATTTATAATTTAAGTGGAAGATTGGTGTCTGAAAAAGGTAAAATAGAACATCAAATCAATGTGAGTCAATTACAGCAAGGAGTTTATATTTTAGAAATTGAAACAGTCGCTGGGGTTTTAAGGGATAAGTTGGTTAAGAAATAA
- a CDS encoding 3-deoxy-D-manno-octulosonic acid transferase — protein sequence MQDQASGYLLNSINYTDWTQAGDTRYDRVYQQLSQDNKLDFMQNFTQNQNCMVCGRTWPEDEKALLPTLNDKTINLKFVIAPHQIKAENIDQFQKQLQKPSIKYSEIKTQDLSQYDILILNTVGLLTKVYAYADIAYVGGAMGNTGLHNILEPLAFGVPIIIGSNYDKFPEAKALKQKGGLAVVNNTLELQNIVRKLNDEEEFKAKMSKATYDFVQDKKGATTLTYEGILRYTA from the coding sequence GTGCAAGATCAAGCCTCAGGTTACTTGCTCAACAGCATCAATTACACTGATTGGACGCAAGCTGGCGACACCAGATATGACAGAGTTTACCAACAATTAAGTCAAGATAACAAGCTTGATTTTATGCAAAATTTTACTCAAAATCAAAACTGTATGGTTTGTGGCAGGACTTGGCCAGAAGACGAAAAAGCACTGTTGCCAACCTTAAACGATAAAACGATTAACCTCAAATTCGTCATCGCACCACATCAAATCAAAGCTGAAAATATTGACCAATTTCAAAAACAACTTCAAAAGCCAAGTATCAAATATTCAGAAATTAAAACCCAAGATTTGTCCCAATACGACATTTTAATTTTAAACACTGTCGGTCTGCTGACCAAAGTTTATGCCTATGCCGATATAGCTTACGTAGGTGGAGCTATGGGCAACACTGGACTACACAACATTTTAGAACCTCTCGCTTTTGGCGTTCCGATTATCATTGGTTCTAACTATGACAAATTTCCTGAAGCTAAAGCCCTAAAACAAAAAGGCGGTTTGGCTGTAGTCAACAATACTTTAGAGCTTCAAAACATAGTCCGTAAGCTGAATGATGAAGAAGAGTTTAAGGCTAAAATGAGTAAAGCGACCTATGATTTTGTTCAAGATAAAAAAGGGGCAACAACTTTAACTTACGAAGGGATTTTGAGATATACTGCTTAA
- a CDS encoding ABC transporter ATP-binding protein yields the protein MIKVENLYKSFDGIDVLKDISTTFEKGQTNLIIGQSGAGKTVLLKCMLGLITPEKGHIYYDSDSYEELTPSERRQLRKQIGMVFQGGALFDSMTVEENVMFPLRMFAKTSKSEMRDRVNEVLKRVNLTNANDKFPSEISGGMKKRVSIARAVVNQPNFLFCDEPNSGLDPRTATIIDNLIQEITHEYEITTVINTHDMNSVFEIGEKVVYIENGYLAWEGNKDLIYKTDNKAVTDFVYSSYLFRKVRIAQQKGY from the coding sequence ATGATTAAAGTAGAAAATTTATATAAATCTTTTGATGGTATAGATGTTTTAAAAGACATTAGCACCACATTTGAGAAAGGACAAACCAATCTTATTATCGGGCAATCAGGTGCAGGCAAAACAGTTCTTCTCAAATGTATGCTCGGTTTAATTACTCCAGAAAAAGGTCATATCTACTATGATTCTGATAGTTATGAAGAGCTCACACCATCTGAACGACGCCAATTGCGAAAACAAATCGGTATGGTGTTTCAAGGTGGTGCTTTATTTGATTCTATGACTGTAGAAGAAAACGTGATGTTTCCCTTGCGTATGTTTGCCAAAACTTCCAAATCTGAAATGAGAGATCGAGTTAACGAAGTGTTGAAACGCGTCAATCTCACTAATGCAAACGATAAATTTCCTTCTGAAATCAGTGGCGGTATGAAAAAACGTGTTTCTATTGCTAGAGCTGTTGTTAACCAACCAAACTTTTTGTTTTGCGATGAGCCTAACTCAGGTTTAGACCCAAGAACAGCCACAATTATTGATAATTTAATTCAAGAAATCACACACGAATATGAAATCACGACAGTCATCAACACCCATGATATGAACTCTGTGTTTGAAATAGGCGAAAAAGTTGTGTATATCGAAAATGGCTATCTCGCTTGGGAAGGCAACAAAGATCTGATTTATAAAACCGATAACAAAGCCGTAACCGATTTTGTTTATTCTTCATATTTATTTAGAAAAGTAAGAATTGCTCAGCAAAAGGGGTATTAA
- a CDS encoding T9SS type A sorting domain-containing protein, which translates to MKTLFLSIILLISISLKAQIAPFTDHDWTIEKIETSEGITILADPSPSGFYDQLLISYDGFLEQYVFDFSGCIGEYNFDNQNQQFEHTFGCITTPNLTNIADHFHNIFILQEGGETTTPDGLVYSPFSYDFTYSGGLVYLHITNLAGSVATFYANNLSQEEFLKESISIYPNPAKDVLHVESSTIAIESLRIYNLSGRLVSEKGKIEHQINVSQLQQGVYILEIETAVGVLRDKLVKK; encoded by the coding sequence ATGAAGACTCTATTTTTATCAATTATATTATTAATAAGTATTTCTTTAAAAGCCCAAATAGCTCCATTTACGGACCATGATTGGACAATAGAAAAAATTGAAACATCTGAAGGTATCACGATTCTAGCTGACCCTTCTCCAAGTGGGTTTTATGATCAATTATTAATTTCTTATGATGGCTTTCTTGAACAATACGTTTTTGATTTTTCAGGTTGCATAGGTGAGTATAATTTTGACAACCAAAATCAACAATTTGAGCATACATTTGGCTGTATCACAACACCTAATCTAACCAATATAGCAGACCACTTCCATAATATCTTTATATTACAAGAAGGCGGAGAAACCACAACCCCTGATGGTTTGGTTTATAGTCCTTTTTCTTATGATTTTACATATTCTGGAGGTTTGGTCTATTTACATATTACCAATTTGGCTGGAAGTGTCGCGACTTTTTACGCTAATAACCTTAGTCAGGAAGAATTTTTAAAAGAATCTATATCTATTTACCCCAATCCTGCAAAAGACGTGTTGCATGTAGAAAGTTCAACTATAGCAATAGAGAGTTTAAGAATTTATAATTTAAGTGGAAGATTGGTGTCTGAAAAAGGTAAAATAGAACATCAAATCAATGTGAGTCAATTACAGCAAGGAGTTTATATTTTAGAAATTGAAACAGCTGTTGGGGTTTTAAGGGATAAGTTGGTTAAGAAATAA
- a CDS encoding TM2 domain-containing protein, with the protein MDTQQVDSFLMTNSKYFESHQLSYVRERLMTLDESKKFQIQSLQFKDPTMMLVISVIVGGIGIDRFLIGDVGLGVAKLLTCGGLGIWTIVDWFLIMGITKERNLENFNRAIL; encoded by the coding sequence ATGGACACACAACAAGTCGATAGTTTTCTAATGACTAATTCAAAGTATTTTGAATCTCATCAGTTATCTTATGTTCGCGAACGCCTTATGACTTTAGATGAAAGTAAAAAATTTCAAATTCAAAGTCTTCAATTTAAAGACCCAACTATGATGCTTGTCATTTCAGTAATTGTTGGTGGAATTGGCATCGACCGCTTTTTGATTGGAGATGTTGGATTGGGCGTTGCTAAATTATTGACCTGTGGCGGACTTGGCATTTGGACTATTGTTGATTGGTTTTTAATTATGGGCATAACTAAAGAGCGAAATTTAGAAAATTTTAACAGAGCCATTTTATAA
- a CDS encoding metal-dependent transcriptional regulator — MLSLAEENYLKAIYHLQDENSKAVSTNDLSSLLETKASSVTDMLKKLADKNLVIYKKYQGVKLSDQGETTALKVIRKHRLWEVFLVEKLNFNWDEVHDIAEQLEHIQSEKLTDELDRFLEHPQRDPHGDPIPNKNGQFAVNNKTILSDLEIGESGICVGVKDSTPAFLNYLDKQDIALGKTLNIKGKESFDQSMLVAYDDKVLRLSEQVTQNLYIKPNT, encoded by the coding sequence ATGTTAAGCCTTGCAGAAGAAAATTACCTCAAAGCCATTTATCATTTACAAGATGAAAACAGCAAAGCCGTTAGCACAAATGATCTGTCTTCTCTTTTAGAGACCAAAGCTTCATCAGTAACCGATATGCTCAAAAAGTTAGCAGACAAAAACTTAGTTATATATAAAAAATACCAAGGCGTTAAATTAAGTGATCAAGGAGAAACCACAGCTCTAAAAGTGATAAGAAAGCACCGACTTTGGGAAGTCTTTCTCGTGGAAAAACTCAACTTCAATTGGGACGAAGTCCACGACATAGCCGAACAGCTTGAGCACATTCAATCTGAAAAACTCACCGACGAGCTCGACCGCTTTTTAGAACATCCGCAACGCGATCCACACGGCGACCCAATTCCAAATAAAAACGGACAGTTTGCAGTAAATAACAAAACAATATTATCAGATTTAGAAATCGGTGAATCAGGAATTTGTGTAGGTGTGAAAGATTCAACACCAGCATTTTTAAATTACCTTGACAAACAAGATATAGCTCTCGGTAAAACCTTGAATATCAAAGGTAAGGAGAGTTTTGACCAATCTATGCTTGTGGCTTATGACGATAAAGTTTTACGATTATCAGAACAAGTAACACAAAATTTATACATCAAACCAAACACATAA
- a CDS encoding ABC transporter permease, protein MNYISSTGQYFIMIRDTFKRFTKGSVLRKLIIQEMNDLTVKSLGIVVFISFFIGAVVTIQTALNLSNPFIPKSLIGFAARQSIILEFSPTLVSIIMAGKVGSFITSSIGTMRVTEQIDALEVMGINSLNYLVFPKIVVMMFYPFVISISMFMGILGAYVAGVFGGFVESDLFLTGLQDDFVTFHLVYAFIKTIIFAFILATVPSFHGYYMTGGALEVGKAATTSFVWTSVIIIVCNYIITQLLLS, encoded by the coding sequence ATGAACTACATTTCAAGTACGGGTCAGTACTTTATAATGATAAGAGATACTTTTAAACGCTTTACCAAAGGAAGTGTTTTAAGAAAATTAATCATTCAAGAAATGAATGATCTCACGGTAAAGTCTCTCGGGATTGTGGTTTTTATTTCATTTTTTATCGGTGCGGTCGTTACTATTCAGACTGCATTAAATCTCAGCAATCCTTTTATTCCAAAATCTTTGATTGGATTTGCGGCTCGGCAATCTATTATTTTAGAGTTTTCCCCAACATTGGTCTCTATCATTATGGCAGGTAAAGTGGGTTCATTTATCACATCAAGTATTGGAACGATGAGAGTTACCGAGCAAATCGACGCTTTAGAAGTTATGGGCATTAACTCTTTAAATTATTTAGTATTTCCCAAAATTGTAGTCATGATGTTTTATCCGTTTGTCATATCGATATCTATGTTTATGGGTATTTTAGGTGCTTATGTTGCTGGAGTATTTGGTGGATTTGTCGAAAGTGATTTATTTTTAACGGGATTACAGGATGATTTTGTAACATTTCACTTAGTTTATGCCTTTATTAAAACAATAATTTTTGCTTTTATTCTTGCCACAGTGCCGTCTTTTCATGGTTACTATATGACTGGTGGTGCTTTAGAAGTAGGTAAAGCCGCAACCACGTCTTTTGTTTGGACAAGTGTTATCATTATTGTTTGTAATTATATCATCACTCAATTATTGTTAAGCTAA
- the pafA gene encoding alkaline phosphatase PafA, whose product MKKSFSLLFIIIVSNFINAQTSSQKPKLIVGIVVDQMRYEYLHRFEKHYSNQGFKRLMQEGFFAKNTHFSYIPTYTGPGHASIYTGTTPANHGIIANNWYDKFENKSVYCVQDNNANSIGVEGEAGQMSPHRMLNTSIADQNRLDTQFRGQTFGVSIKDRGAILPAGHTANATYWFAGGNDGKFISSDFYIDELPKWVKKFNKNTKQYIKTWETLYPIENYIESGSDLNDYEFGFKGKSTATFPYDLKQLKSENNNFDILKPTPFANTMLTDFAEKLIKNENLGQDDDTDFLTISYSSTDYAGHNFGVNSKEVQDMYIRLDQNIADLLNYLDQNVGKNNYTLFLTADHGAVHVPNYLKEKNIPAGYFDAKKLNKAMNEFVNEKFGSSKLIEGFSNQNIFFDYEELEEQNVEVDDLQEALYYFLLQYDKIDRVYTREMIENSSHSTAFSRNVANGFHPKRSGDVIYILEPAVISYPQKGSTHGSYMSYDTQVPLIFYGQGVLQKQSYQSYYIKDIAPTIVALLGIAQPNGTTGSVISEVLK is encoded by the coding sequence ATGAAAAAATCATTTTCACTCTTATTCATCATCATTGTTTCTAATTTTATAAATGCCCAAACTTCATCACAAAAACCAAAGTTAATCGTCGGTATTGTGGTTGACCAAATGCGTTATGAATATCTTCACCGCTTTGAAAAACACTATTCAAATCAAGGCTTTAAACGCTTGATGCAAGAAGGATTTTTTGCTAAAAACACCCACTTTAGTTACATCCCAACTTATACTGGTCCTGGACATGCTTCGATTTATACGGGTACAACACCAGCCAATCACGGTATTATTGCTAATAATTGGTATGATAAATTTGAAAACAAAAGCGTGTATTGTGTGCAAGACAACAACGCAAATTCTATCGGTGTTGAAGGTGAAGCTGGTCAAATGTCGCCACACCGAATGCTAAACACTAGTATTGCCGATCAAAACAGATTGGATACACAATTTAGAGGACAAACTTTTGGAGTGTCAATCAAAGATCGCGGTGCCATTTTGCCTGCTGGACACACCGCTAATGCGACGTATTGGTTTGCTGGTGGCAATGATGGTAAATTTATCAGCAGCGATTTTTATATCGATGAATTACCAAAATGGGTCAAAAAATTTAATAAGAACACTAAACAATACATTAAAACTTGGGAAACCTTATATCCTATTGAAAATTATATAGAAAGCGGAAGCGATTTAAATGATTACGAATTTGGTTTCAAAGGAAAATCTACAGCAACTTTTCCATATGATTTGAAACAATTAAAATCTGAAAATAACAATTTTGATATTTTAAAACCTACACCTTTTGCCAATACAATGTTGACGGATTTTGCAGAGAAACTAATTAAAAATGAAAACTTAGGTCAAGATGATGACACCGATTTTTTGACCATTAGTTATTCAAGTACTGATTATGCTGGGCATAATTTTGGGGTAAATTCTAAAGAAGTTCAAGATATGTATATCCGTTTAGACCAAAATATTGCAGATTTGCTTAACTATTTAGATCAGAATGTTGGCAAAAACAACTATACTTTGTTTTTGACAGCCGATCACGGTGCTGTTCACGTACCCAACTATTTAAAAGAAAAAAACATCCCTGCAGGTTATTTTGATGCTAAAAAATTAAACAAAGCAATGAATGAATTTGTGAATGAAAAATTTGGAAGCTCAAAATTAATTGAAGGTTTTTCTAATCAAAATATCTTTTTTGACTATGAAGAATTAGAAGAACAAAATGTTGAAGTTGATGATTTACAAGAAGCTTTGTATTATTTTTTGTTGCAATACGATAAAATTGACCGAGTTTATACCCGAGAAATGATTGAAAACTCAAGTCATTCAACGGCATTTTCAAGAAATGTAGCCAATGGTTTTCATCCTAAACGCAGTGGTGATGTCATTTATATTTTAGAACCTGCTGTGATTTCATATCCACAAAAAGGCTCTACTCACGGTAGCTATATGAGTTATGATACACAAGTGCCATTGATCTTTTACGGTCAAGGTGTTCTACAAAAACAGTCTTATCAAAGCTATTATATCAAAGACATCGCACCAACTATAGTAGCTTTATTAGGTATAGCTCAGCCTAACGGTACTACGGGTAGTGTGATTAGTGAAGTTTTGAAATAA
- a CDS encoding uracil phosphoribosyltransferase gives MKDFFEGIASLFQDFLFIPFDFLRIDIQPESWFATNVVNFIFLLIGLVLFIYWMKQLKIFSKSENTEEDEEVFLI, from the coding sequence ATGAAAGATTTTTTTGAAGGAATAGCTTCTTTGTTTCAAGATTTTTTATTCATCCCATTTGACTTTTTGAGAATAGATATTCAACCTGAGTCATGGTTTGCGACTAATGTGGTTAATTTTATCTTTTTGCTAATTGGTCTTGTGCTTTTTATCTATTGGATGAAGCAATTGAAAATCTTTAGCAAATCCGAAAACACCGAAGAAGACGAAGAAGTTTTTTTGATATAA
- a CDS encoding SDR family oxidoreductase: MSKHIVITGTSRGIGFELVKILSNQGHHIYALSRNQQPVAELNLQNVHSISCNLSDELSIDNAIKKIKTQTSQLDILIHNAGQFLNQPFEKTNIADVKAVYETNVFGVFNLTSRLLNAFSKINHTVNISSMGGIQGSVKFPGLVAYSTSKVALICLAEILAEEYKDTEMAFNCLALGAVQTEMFEEAFPGMQAPINAKEMASYIADFALTGQRFYNGKTLQVSNSTP; encoded by the coding sequence ATGTCTAAACATATTGTTATCACAGGCACAAGTCGTGGTATTGGATTTGAATTGGTCAAAATTTTATCAAATCAAGGTCATCACATTTATGCCTTATCTAGAAATCAACAACCCGTAGCTGAACTAAATTTACAAAATGTTCACAGTATATCCTGTAATCTTAGCGATGAATTGTCTATTGATAATGCAATAAAAAAAATCAAAACTCAAACGTCTCAACTTGATATATTAATTCATAATGCTGGTCAATTTCTCAATCAGCCTTTTGAAAAAACAAATATTGCTGACGTAAAAGCGGTTTATGAGACCAATGTTTTTGGGGTTTTTAATTTGACTTCAAGGCTTTTAAACGCTTTTTCAAAAATAAATCATACCGTCAATATTTCCAGTATGGGTGGCATTCAAGGCAGTGTAAAATTTCCTGGATTAGTCGCTTACAGCACCAGTAAAGTCGCATTAATTTGCTTGGCAGAAATTCTCGCTGAAGAATACAAAGATACTGAAATGGCTTTTAATTGTCTAGCCTTAGGAGCCGTGCAAACCGAAATGTTTGAAGAAGCTTTTCCAGGAATGCAAGCACCGATTAATGCTAAAGAAATGGCAAGTTATATTGCCGATTTTGCTTTAACAGGACAGCGGTTTTACAACGGAAAAACCCTTCAAGTATCTAATTCAACCCCATAA